The following coding sequences are from one Armatimonadota bacterium window:
- a CDS encoding DUF1552 domain-containing protein: MTRPLSRRTLLKGAGVTIALPFLEAMLPAGALAAEAVKKQPQRLAFVFVPNGAHMPAWTPSTTGAGFDLPSILDPLAQFKSSLNVLTGLTQYNANALGDGGGDHARSAAAWLTGCHCKKTDGADIRAGVSVDQIAAQHVGSSTMLPSLEIGCTPGGQNGNCDSGYSCAYTSNIAWQSPDAPLAKEINPRLVFQRLFGTADAPAQSPAARERRTQDDESILDSVMSDAHSLQAKLGSRDRGKLDEYLTGVREVEQRISSFERARNSAGVKNYPEPAGIPTDFGEHMRLMADMMHMAFRADLTRVCTFMVANDGNNRSYPEAGVPEGHHDMSHHGGDPVKQDKIRRINRFHMEQFAYLLGKLQATEEAGGSLLDNCMIVYGAGISDGNAHNHDNLPILLAGRGGGTIRSGRHVVYTDGTPMTNLFLCLLDRLGIGEDKVGDSSGRLQQLV, translated from the coding sequence ATGACAAGGCCACTATCACGCCGGACACTGTTGAAGGGCGCCGGCGTAACGATTGCATTGCCATTCTTGGAAGCCATGCTTCCAGCCGGCGCGCTTGCGGCTGAGGCGGTCAAAAAGCAGCCACAGCGGCTCGCATTTGTCTTTGTTCCAAACGGCGCCCATATGCCTGCCTGGACGCCCTCCACTACCGGCGCCGGCTTCGATCTACCCAGCATCCTGGACCCGCTGGCCCAGTTCAAGTCGTCGCTCAATGTACTCACCGGCCTCACCCAGTACAACGCCAACGCCCTGGGCGATGGTGGCGGCGATCATGCCCGATCGGCAGCTGCGTGGCTTACCGGCTGCCACTGCAAGAAGACGGATGGGGCCGATATAAGGGCGGGTGTTTCGGTGGATCAGATTGCCGCGCAGCACGTAGGGAGCTCCACGATGCTGCCGTCACTTGAGATCGGCTGCACTCCGGGTGGCCAAAACGGCAACTGCGACAGCGGATACAGCTGCGCCTACACCAGCAATATCGCCTGGCAATCGCCAGACGCGCCGTTGGCGAAAGAGATCAATCCGCGGCTGGTGTTCCAGCGGCTGTTCGGCACGGCAGACGCGCCGGCGCAGTCACCCGCCGCTCGCGAACGGCGCACGCAGGATGACGAAAGCATTCTCGACTCGGTAATGAGCGACGCTCACTCGCTTCAGGCCAAACTCGGCTCCCGCGACCGCGGAAAGCTGGACGAGTACCTCACCGGCGTGCGCGAAGTGGAGCAGCGCATCAGCAGCTTTGAACGGGCGCGGAACAGTGCCGGCGTAAAGAACTATCCTGAACCGGCCGGCATTCCAACCGATTTCGGCGAGCATATGCGCCTCATGGCCGACATGATGCATATGGCGTTTCGGGCCGACCTGACGCGCGTCTGTACGTTTATGGTGGCCAACGACGGCAATAACCGCAGCTATCCTGAAGCGGGCGTGCCGGAGGGCCACCACGACATGTCGCATCATGGCGGCGATCCGGTGAAGCAGGACAAGATCCGCCGCATCAACCGCTTCCATATGGAGCAGTTTGCCTACCTGCTCGGCAAGCTCCAGGCCACCGAGGAAGCCGGTGGTTCGCTGCTGGATAACTGCATGATCGTCTACGGCGCCGGGATCAGCGATGGCAACGCCCACAATCACGACAACCTGCCGATCCTGCTGGCAGGGCGTGGGGGTGGCACCATCCGCTCCGGGCGCCATGTGGTCTATACCGATGGCACGCCTATGACAAATCTCTTCCTCTGCCTTCTCGACCGGTTGGGCATTGGAGAGGACAAAGTGGGAGACAGCAGCGGCCGGCTGCAGCAGCTGGTTTAG